In one Pseudomonas sp. MM211 genomic region, the following are encoded:
- a CDS encoding CcdB family protein, whose translation MAQFAVYENTNPATKAAVPLLLNVQSDLLAELGTRVVVPLYTASAMQGKMLRTLTPRFDIEGEPYVMMTPQMAGIAKKQLGAKVADLAAQRDEIIAALDLLITGI comes from the coding sequence CCAATCCTGCCACCAAGGCCGCCGTGCCCTTGCTGCTCAATGTACAGAGCGACCTGCTCGCGGAGCTCGGTACGCGGGTTGTCGTGCCGCTGTATACAGCCAGCGCCATGCAGGGGAAAATGCTGAGAACCCTCACCCCGCGGTTTGATATTGAGGGTGAGCCCTACGTGATGATGACGCCGCAAATGGCCGGTATTGCCAAAAAGCAGCTGGGTGCCAAGGTTGCGGATTTAGCGGCGCAGCGTGATGAAATCATCGCGGCGCTTGATCTGCTCATTACCGGTATTTGA